The genomic interval ATACAAAATCCATAATACGATTTCTTGTATGATCCTTTACTTTAACTCTGTTTAAAACTTGAACAGTATCATTGTTAATTTGAGACTTATCAATTATCTGAGTATGAGCTAAAGTTTCTTCTAATTGTGAAATTTTTGTATCAATTTGTGCTATCTCTTCTTTAGCTGCTTTATAATCCCCATTTTCTCTAAGGTCACCATGTTTTCTGGCAGCATTCAACCTCTCCGTTGCCTCTGCTCTAACTACATACTTTAGATTTTTTAATTGAGCTACAAGTTTTTCCATTCCCTCTTTTGTGACATAATTCATAGCATCTCCTTTTCTTATCTCTATCTGTACAATTTTCTTCTATCTATTACCCGCTCTATATAGTCTCTGCCTTCTTTACTGATTTGAGGATCAGTATTTAAAATCTTATACGTACTATCTTCACTTTTTGATCCAAGATCATTTGCTTTAAATCTTTTATATATCGTACCCATTCCTTGATTATAAGAACTTACAGTAAGATACTCGTTTTTAACTTCACTCAGGTTATCGACTTTTTTATTCCACCATTTTTTTAAATTATTGATATACCAAGTCCCCATTTTAATGTTCTCATCAGGATCAAATAGAAACTCTGGTTTTACAATAACATCTTTACCATAAAGAGCATTGTGAGCATCCCTAGCTGCTTGAGTTGGAATCAATTGCATAAGACCACATGCCATGGGAGTTCCATCAGGTCTGCGGGAATAGGCTTTTGGATTAAACGCTGATTCTGTATGAATAAAGGCCATAACTAAAGCTGGATCTAATTTATATGTTTCAGAGTATTTTTTAACTATTGGTAAATATCTTTCAGCTCTCTCTTTTAGTGAATTTGGAGCCATCTGTATTGAAACAGTATACTTTTTTCTTGCTCTACCATCATCACCAACAACAATTTCTTCTTTTTTCTTTTTTGAAGCAATCACCTCTTTTGTATTCCTTTTTTCAACAATTTTCCCGTTTTCGCTGATCTGATTTTCCAAAATCGGTTTTTTTGTATAAGGGTCTTCCTCCTTCATCATCTCTTCAAATCGTGAATTAAGTTTTGTATCAGGATTTTCATCACTATCCATCAATACTTCAATCTCAATTAGATCATTTTCAAAATCAACTTTCGAATGTGAACTAAAATCCTTTGAGTAATCAGACCATACTTTGTTAGTAGTTGGTACAAAATCTCCCCATTGTTTACGAACATTTCCAACCAGCTCAGCCCATTGCTTACGCTCTTTTTGTACGTAATCCTCCCACTCTTTTCTTTCCTTCATTACATTTTCATTATATTGTTCTCTTTCCTGATTTGCATTTTTCATGTACTCTTTGTACACGTCGGATTCTTCTGCAAAAGCAAAAAATAGGAACATTCCAACAATTATGAAGTATTTCATCTTTTCTCCACATTTTAAGTATAATCACTATAATATATTAAAATTAAGAAAAAAAAAGTGAGTGAAATCACTTTAATCAATAATTTTTTCGAGTCCTTTTTGTTTTAAGTATCTAAAAAGTTCTACACTTTTATTTGTTCTGTTTTCATCCCAAAGAACAGAGCCTCCAATACCTTTAAATACTGTGAGAGACCTTAAAAACTCGGAAATATCCGCGTTGTCAGATTTTATAATTGCCTTTAAAAGCAATCCTGTATCATAACCCTTAATGGAAAGCCTGGAAACTGCGATTCCATATTTTTCTCTGTATTTATCAGCAAAATTGATATAGGCTGAATTATTAACCTGATAACTGCTTTCATCAGCAAAGATTAAACTATCAACTTTATCTCTAACTTTGTATAGTTCGATATCATCATGCCAGCCATAAGTTCCTAAAATTTTTGCACTAAAATTGTTGTAGGCAAATTGAGGAACAACCTGCTCCATTTCATCAAAATCTATTGGCATAAAAAAGGCATCTACAACACCTACAGTAACATATTTTATAGAATCATCTGACATATATTTTTCGACATCAAGACTATCAGTTTCACAAATCATTTCCCTTATCCTTTTAAACTGTCTGTTTAAATTGTCGGAATTGTAATACCATTCAGAAGATAGAATCTGAGCATCTTTTTCAAGAACTTTATTTACAAAGCCATTTACAGATTCTTTACCCTCATTACTCATCGGAGCTAATGTGGCAAATACTTTATACCCAAGCGAATCAATGGCGTATTCAGCTATTCTACTGCCCATTGAATAAGATGATGTGTTCATTTGAAAAGCATTTTCTGATATCTCTGGAATTATTTTTTGGGAAGCAACAGGAATAATTACTGGGATATGATAGGCATCAGCAAGACCTGTTAAAACAGCAGACATGTCGGAATTTAGCTCTCCAACAATAAGATCATATCGATTACTTTTCATTTTATCGGAAAATTTTTTCACCATTGAAACAATGTTGCTTTCCGAATTGATAACATCAAGTTTTACTTTTTTTGTATTTTCTGAGTCCTTTTCAGCCATACATAGTGATAAACCATTGAGAATTTCTTTACCTGAAGCTGAATATTCTCCACTTAAAGGTAAAACTACAAGTATATCTATACTGTTTTTATTTCTTATGATGATTTCTTGTAAATCTCTGCTGGTTATGCTTTTTTCAATTTTCAACATTTCAGAGCTTGACATCTTCAGTTCTAAAATTCTTTTAGCAAAATCCATAGAGTCATGAGCGAATTCACTATTTGACGAGTAAGACAACTTATCGAAAACATTTAATGCTTCACTATAATTTTCGTTACCATAATATGCTAATCCCAAATGATAAAGAACAAGTTCCCTGACATTACTATTTGGATACAATTCAATGAACTGCTTGAAAGTTTTAACAGATTGGTTGAATTTTTTTAGATTAAAAAATGCCAAACCTCTATATAGAAATTTTATACCTCCATTCAATTTATCATGATCGGTTATCAATTCAGTATCAGAAATAACTTTATCATAATTACCTCTGCCATACTCATAAATTATACGATCTGTATTTGAGTATAAAAAAGTTGTTAAAACAAAAAGAAACAATACAAGAGTCTTCATAATTACTCCACGGTTACGCTTTTTGCAAGATTTCTTGGCATATCAACATTGCAGCCTCTCAAAATTGCGATGTGATATGATAATAATTGCAAAGGAATTACTGTTAGTATTGGGGATAATAAATTTTTAGTGTGTGGAATCCGAATGATATAATCCGCTAGTTTCTCTATCTTTTCATCTCCATAATTTGCAATGGCAATAATGATCCCTTTTCTTGCCTTTACTTCTTCAATATTACTCAAAACCTTATCATATATCTCATCTTCAGTTGCAATCACAACAACAGGCATATTTTCGTCAATCAAAGCAATTGGACCATGCTTCATCTCTGCTGCCGGATACCCTTCTGCATGGATATAGGAAATCTCTTTTAGTTTTAAAGCCCCCTCCAAAGCAACCGGAAAATTATATCCTCTTCCTAAGTATAGAAAATTTGAGGAACTCTTAAATCTCTCTGCAATTTCTTTGATCCTACCCTCATTTTCCAGTATTGATTCTATCAATTTTGGTAAAACAGTCATCTCTTTGACAATTGAGTAACCATCTTTGTATGAAAGATTTCTTTTTCTAGAGATCTCAAGAGTTATCAAGGCTAAAACAATTACTTGTGATGTAAAAGCTTTTGTTGATGCTACTCCGATTTCAGGACCAGCATGCAAATAAACACCAGCATCTGTAATTTTTGCAATGGAAGAACCAACAACATTACATATTCCGATTGTAACGGCTCCCTTCCTTTTTGCTTCTTTCAACGCTGCTAATGTGTCTGCTGTTTCACCGGATTGGGAAATGGCAATTACTACAGTACCAGGTTCTATAATTGGATCTCTGTATCTAAATTCTGAACTATATTCAACTTCAACTGGAATTTTCGCATACTCTTCGATCATGTATTCACCGATTAGTCCGCTGTGCCAGCTGGTACCACACGCTACAATATAAATTTTCTTTGCATTAATTAGGGCTTCATAGGCTTTCGGGCTTGATTGCAACCCACCTAGCTTACTTGTTCCATCCTCAAGAAGTAAACGACCTCTCATCGCATCTGTAACCGTTTTTGGCTGTTCGTGAATCTCTTTAAGCATAAAATGTTCGTATCCACATTTTTCAATTTCTGAAAGATCAAACTCAATCTTCTCTATTTTCGATTCAATATCTTTACTTTCAAGAGTTTTAT from Candidatus Delongbacteria bacterium carries:
- the greA gene encoding transcription elongation factor GreA, whose amino-acid sequence is MNYVTKEGMEKLVAQLKNLKYVVRAEATERLNAARKHGDLRENGDYKAAKEEIAQIDTKISQLEETLAHTQIIDKSQINNDTVQVLNRVKVKDHTRNRIMDFVLVSPSEADPMNGKLSVETPIAKGILGLKVGKKVFVDIPSGRIELEVLEIESSL
- a CDS encoding transglycosylase SLT domain-containing protein; this encodes MKYFIIVGMFLFFAFAEESDVYKEYMKNANQEREQYNENVMKERKEWEDYVQKERKQWAELVGNVRKQWGDFVPTTNKVWSDYSKDFSSHSKVDFENDLIEIEVLMDSDENPDTKLNSRFEEMMKEEDPYTKKPILENQISENGKIVEKRNTKEVIASKKKKEEIVVGDDGRARKKYTVSIQMAPNSLKERAERYLPIVKKYSETYKLDPALVMAFIHTESAFNPKAYSRRPDGTPMACGLMQLIPTQAARDAHNALYGKDVIVKPEFLFDPDENIKMGTWYINNLKKWWNKKVDNLSEVKNEYLTVSSYNQGMGTIYKRFKANDLGSKSEDSTYKILNTDPQISKEGRDYIERVIDRRKLYR
- a CDS encoding ABC transporter substrate-binding protein; the protein is MKTLVLFLFVLTTFLYSNTDRIIYEYGRGNYDKVISDTELITDHDKLNGGIKFLYRGLAFFNLKKFNQSVKTFKQFIELYPNSNVRELVLYHLGLAYYGNENYSEALNVFDKLSYSSNSEFAHDSMDFAKRILELKMSSSEMLKIEKSITSRDLQEIIIRNKNSIDILVVLPLSGEYSASGKEILNGLSLCMAEKDSENTKKVKLDVINSESNIVSMVKKFSDKMKSNRYDLIVGELNSDMSAVLTGLADAYHIPVIIPVASQKIIPEISENAFQMNTSSYSMGSRIAEYAIDSLGYKVFATLAPMSNEGKESVNGFVNKVLEKDAQILSSEWYYNSDNLNRQFKRIREMICETDSLDVEKYMSDDSIKYVTVGVVDAFFMPIDFDEMEQVVPQFAYNNFSAKILGTYGWHDDIELYKVRDKVDSLIFADESSYQVNNSAYINFADKYREKYGIAVSRLSIKGYDTGLLLKAIIKSDNADISEFLRSLTVFKGIGGSVLWDENRTNKSVELFRYLKQKGLEKIID
- the glmS gene encoding glutamine--fructose-6-phosphate transaminase (isomerizing), with amino-acid sequence MCGIVGYIGEKKCKSFLINGLKRVEYRGYDSAGVALYENSEMNIVRSVGRISELEKKLNGKYDGSIGIGHTRWATHGEPTENNSHPHISNSGKVVIVHNGIIENYLSLKKKLEKKGYNFYSETDTEVLANLIDSHFDSDLEYAVKHALFEVKGTYGIAVFSPNEPDKIVVAKLGSPLLIGIGENENYFASDAASIMNKTKDVIYLNDNEFAVVSKNEIRHKTLESKDIESKIEKIEFDLSEIEKCGYEHFMLKEIHEQPKTVTDAMRGRLLLEDGTSKLGGLQSSPKAYEALINAKKIYIVACGTSWHSGLIGEYMIEEYAKIPVEVEYSSEFRYRDPIIEPGTVVIAISQSGETADTLAALKEAKRKGAVTIGICNVVGSSIAKITDAGVYLHAGPEIGVASTKAFTSQVIVLALITLEISRKRNLSYKDGYSIVKEMTVLPKLIESILENEGRIKEIAERFKSSSNFLYLGRGYNFPVALEGALKLKEISYIHAEGYPAAEMKHGPIALIDENMPVVVIATEDEIYDKVLSNIEEVKARKGIIIAIANYGDEKIEKLADYIIRIPHTKNLLSPILTVIPLQLLSYHIAILRGCNVDMPRNLAKSVTVE